The following is a genomic window from Bacteroidia bacterium.
CCAAGTATCATCCGTGGAATTTCCTTCGATAAAAATAATTTCAACGTGTTTCCCGAAATTTGGTAAACGCAAAATAGCATTTTCAATATTTCCACTTTCGTTGCGTGCCGGAATAATGACAGATGTAGAATATTTTTTTTGATACTGCGATTCATCACCTGTTGGCAAAGGTTTTGCGAAGGTGTAATAATTCAGTGAAAAGAATTTAAAAATAGGAAATTTCGCTACATAACGATTTAAAAAAGACGACAAAAGCGGAATGTAAAATGGAAAAATCATGCGCTTGCTGTTGCGATATACATCAAATCCAGAAATGAAAAGTAAATTATTTATGTCGGATAAAGTAAGCCAATTTTGAACGGGCGAAGCAGTTTTTAAGCCAAGTGTTTCCGCTAATTTCAAAAACGGTTCCCACAAATAATTATAATACGTAACGATAATTTTTGTTTCAGAATGACACACTTTATGCAATTGCTGAAACACTTCTTGAATATCATCCAAATAGCCGATAAGATTGGACAATATGACCACATCAAATTTTTCGTCAAACGAAATATTTTCAGCGGACATCACAAAAAATTCGGCTTGCGAAAATTTATTTTTCGCTTTCTCAATCATTTTCGGACTGAAATCAATACCTACTTTTCGTTTCCCTTTTATTTCATTAATTAATTCTCCGGTGCCGCAACCTACTTCCAAAACGGAATAATCATCGTGCGAAAAATAATTACAATAATTAGTAATTTCATTCCAATAGTACGAATGTCGCCTACGTTTTTTTTCAGGCGCAGATGCTATTTTTTCAAAATAATCAAGTGTATGTGAAGTGATTTTTGTCAATGAAAAATTATTTTTTTGATTCGATTTTTGTGATTTCTATAAAAACAAACATTCCGAAAACGCGCGCCAACGGGCTTGCTATTTTTTCCGAAAATTTAAAAAAGCCGAAACTTCCTTTTGGTACTAAGGCTTTCATCGAAACTCCTCCGCTTAATAAATAACGAAAAGGCGTATGATACAAAACAGGATTTAATTTTAATTCGGAAAATTTTTTTTCGAAAAGTTGTTTGTCGCGCTCAAAAATAATCCAAGGAATAGCGCCATTTGCTCCTGAAAGCGGACCCGTAGAAGGCACTTCCCAATTGCCTTTGGGATTAAAAGGTTCGTGATGAAAATGC
Proteins encoded in this region:
- a CDS encoding bifunctional class I SAM-dependent methyltransferase/glycosyltransferase family 2 protein; its protein translation is MTKITSHTLDYFEKIASAPEKKRRRHSYYWNEITNYCNYFSHDDYSVLEVGCGTGELINEIKGKRKVGIDFSPKMIEKAKNKFSQAEFFVMSAENISFDEKFDVVILSNLIGYLDDIQEVFQQLHKVCHSETKIIVTYYNYLWEPFLKLAETLGLKTASPVQNWLTLSDINNLLFISGFDVYRNSKRMIFPFYIPLLSSFLNRYVAKFPIFKFFSLNYYTFAKPLPTGDESQYQKKYSTSVIIPARNESGNIENAILRLPNFGKHVEIIFIEGNSTDDTWEKIQEIQKKYAATHDIKIGKQKGKGKADAARLGYDMATGDILMILDADLTVPPEDIPKFYDAIASGKGGFINGSRLVYQMDKEAMRFLNLLGNKFFSWAFTWLLEQRFKDTLCGTKVIFKKDYERLVANRKYFGDFDPFGDFDLIFGAHKLNLKIVEIPIRYKERTYGTTNISRFKHGFILLRMCAFAARKIKFI